The following coding sequences lie in one Glycine soja cultivar W05 chromosome 16, ASM419377v2, whole genome shotgun sequence genomic window:
- the LOC114389380 gene encoding kinesin-like protein KIN-7G isoform X2, translating to MDRVFRTDSPTKQVYEEAAKEVALSVLSGINSSIFAYGQTSSGKTYTMSGITDFAIADIFNYIEKHTEREFVLKFSALEIYNESVRDLLSVDSTPLRLLDDPEKGTVVERLTEETLRDWSHFQELISFCEAQRQIGETALNEVSSRSHQILRLTIESSAREFLGNDKMSSLSASVNFVDLAGSERSSQTNSAGTRLKEGCHINRSLLTLGTVIRKLSKGRNGHIPFRDSKLTRILQSSLAGNAKTAIICTMSPARSHVEQTRNTLLFASCAKEVTTNAKVNVVVSDKLLVKQLQKELARLESELKNSGPTRLKFDSAALLKEKDLQIERLKKEVMDVSMQRDLAQSQIKDMLQVVGDDASSTELDSLGHQYPKLRVRSSFDFENQTAERPNLSNFDCIESVRSFDASQYSDGHSISSDDNYFQLPDLQKNLPVRISSPAISIVSGDAAKNDLDQKNVEDSIGDRCREVRCIESDDLTTNTHTHSTASSPAVSGLTEVDNRDKENLDLCSSGLKDNKEINGLQERFVLPSPEKISPCPTQSSASSSKTMKLTRSRSCKASLMRDPFSDWFDQEEMIQNTPPIGRPGGLQRKTYTLNYNPNAERLSWAGYENSLGRASDAQNMKSSTNNGSYNDNSLAPVRKEKNDLESSNMQANLEVQETGMESDVTTKKFKDVGLDPLQSEEEKQLEWPSEFKRLQKEIIELWHACNVSLVHRTYFFLLFKGDPSDSIYMEVELRRLFYLKQTFDQGNQTVEDGLTPESSKRYLRGERQMLSKQMQKKLSKSERENLYNNWGIRLSSKNRRLHLAHRLWSESEDLEHIRESATIVAKLVGSVEPDQAFKEMFGLNFAPRRTRKKSFGWTASMKNIL from the exons ATGG aTCGAGTTTTTAGGACTGACAGCCCCACAAAGCAGGTGTATGAAGAAGCAGCTAAGGAAGTTGCTCTTTCAGTTCTCAGTGGCATCAACT CAAGCATTTTTGCTTATGGACAAACAAGCAGCGGAAAAACATACACCATGAGTGGTATAACAGATTTTGccatagcagatattttcaacTACATAGAAAAG cACACGGAAAGGGAAtttgttttgaagttttcagcaTTGGAGATCTATAATGAATCTGTCAGGGACCTCCTTAGTGTGGACAGTACACCTCTTAGACTTCTTGATGATCCAGag AAAGGTACAGTTGTTGAGAGACTCACAGAGGAAACTTTAAGGGATTGGAGCCATTTTCAAGAACTTATTTCTTTCTGCGAAG CTCAAAGGCAGATAGGGGAGACTGCCCTGAATGAAGTGAGCTCCAGATCTCATCAGATTCTCAGACTG ACAATTGAAAGTTCTGCTCGTGAATTTCTGGGAAATGACAAAATGAGCTCCCTTTCTGCTTCTGTG AATTTCGTTGATCTTGCTGGGAGTGAGCGTTCATCCCAAACAAATTCAGCTGGTACGAGGTTGAAAGAGGGTTGCCACATAAATCGTAGTTTACTAACTCTAGGAACTGTCATCCGCAAACTGAG TAAGGGGAGAAATGGACATATTCCTTTCAGAGATTCAAAGCTAACCCGCATACTGCAGTCCTCATTAGCAGGCAATGCTAAAACTGCAATCATCTGCACCATGAGCCCTGCAAGGAGCCATGTCGAACAAACAAGAAACACCCTTTTATTTGCAAGTTGTGCTAAAGAAGTGACAACTAATGCAAAAGTCAATGTAGTGGTGTCTGATAAGCTGTTGGTCAAGCAACTGCAAAAAGAGTTGGCTAGACTGGAAAGTGAGTTGAAAAATTCAGGGCCAACCCGCCTTAAATTTGATTCTGCAGCATTGCTGAAGGAAAAAGACCTCCAAATTGAGAGG CTAAAGAAAGAGGTAATGGATGTTTCGATGCAGCGGGACCTTGCTCAATCTCAAATTAAGGACATGCTACAAGTGGTTGGAGATGATGCGTCCTCAACTGAGCTG GACAGTTTAGGTCATCAATATCCCAAATTACGTGTGCGAAGTTCATTTGACTTTGAAAATCAAACAGCCGAACGaccaaatttatcaaattttgacTGCATTGAGAGTGTCAGATCTTTTGATGCATCTCAATATTCAGATGGGCACAGTATTAGTTCTGATGATAACTATTTCCAACTCCCTGATTTGCAAAAGAACCTACCCGTCAGGATTTCTTCCCCTGCGATTTCTATTGTAAGTGGTGATGCTGCAAAGAATGATTTGGATCAGAAAAACGTTGAAGATAGTATAGGGGACCGTTGTAGGGAAGTTAGGTGCATTGAGTCAGATGATCTAactacaaacacacacacacactctacTGCATCATCTCCAGCAGTCTCAGGATTAACTGAAGTTGATAATAGAGACAAAGAAAATCTAGATTTGTGTTCATCTGGGTTAAAGGACAACAAAGAAATAAACGGCTTGCAAGAACGTTTTGTTCTTCCCTCTCCTGAGAAAATATCTCCATGTCCGACACAAAGTAGTGCATCTAGTTCTAAAACCATGAAATTAACCAGAAGCAGAAGTTGTAAAGCAAGTCTCATGAGAGATCCATTTTCAGATTGGTTTGACCAAGAAGAAATGATTCAGAATACCCCCCCAATAGGAAGACCCGGGGGCCTTCAAAGGAAGACTTATACACTCAATTATAATCCCAATGCTGAGAGGTTATCATGGGCTGGTTACGAGAATTCTCTGGGAAGAGCTTCTGATGCACAGAATATGAAATCTTCCACCAATAATGGAAGTTACAACGATAATTCTTTAGCAcctgtaagaaaagaaaagaatgatcTTGAAAGTTCAAATATGCAAGCGAATCTTGAG GTTCAAGAGACAGGAATGGAGTCCGATGTTACTACAAAGAAGTTCAAAGATGTTGGTTTGGACCCATTGCAATCTGAGGAAGAAAAACAGTTGGAATGGCCTTCAGAATTCAAGCGGCTGCAGAAAGAGATTATTGAACTCTGGCATGCCTGTAATGTTTCATTGGTTCACAGGACTTACTTTTTCCTTCTGTTCAAAGGAGACCCTTCAGATTCTATCTATATGGAAGTAGAGCTAAGAAGGCTGTTCTATCTCAAGCAAACTTTTGACCAAGGGAATCAGACTGTGGAAGATGGACTTACCCCTGAATCAAG CAAGAGGTATCTTAGAGGAGAAAGACAGATGTTGAGCAAGCAAATGCAGAAGAAGCTGTCAAAATCTGAAAGAGAGAACCTGTACAATAATTGGGGAATTCGTTTGAGTTCAAAGAACAGAAGGTTGCACTTGGCCCATCGCTTGTGGTCAGAATCAGAAGACTTAGAGCACATTAGAGAGAGTGCCACCATTGTTGCAAAGCTGGTTGGTTCAGTAGAGCCAGATCAGGCTTTTAAGGAGATGTTTGGGCTCAACTTTGCCCCAAGGCGCACAAGAAAGAAATCGTTTGGTTGGACAGCCAGTATGAAGAATATTTTGTGA
- the LOC114389380 gene encoding kinesin-like protein KIN-7G isoform X1 has protein sequence MGSIAEEEAMPNLVGSEERILVSVRVRPLNEKELIRNDLSEWECINDTTIMYRSNLSATERSLYPTAYTFDRVFRTDSPTKQVYEEAAKEVALSVLSGINSSIFAYGQTSSGKTYTMSGITDFAIADIFNYIEKHTEREFVLKFSALEIYNESVRDLLSVDSTPLRLLDDPEKGTVVERLTEETLRDWSHFQELISFCEAQRQIGETALNEVSSRSHQILRLTIESSAREFLGNDKMSSLSASVNFVDLAGSERSSQTNSAGTRLKEGCHINRSLLTLGTVIRKLSKGRNGHIPFRDSKLTRILQSSLAGNAKTAIICTMSPARSHVEQTRNTLLFASCAKEVTTNAKVNVVVSDKLLVKQLQKELARLESELKNSGPTRLKFDSAALLKEKDLQIERLKKEVMDVSMQRDLAQSQIKDMLQVVGDDASSTELDSLGHQYPKLRVRSSFDFENQTAERPNLSNFDCIESVRSFDASQYSDGHSISSDDNYFQLPDLQKNLPVRISSPAISIVSGDAAKNDLDQKNVEDSIGDRCREVRCIESDDLTTNTHTHSTASSPAVSGLTEVDNRDKENLDLCSSGLKDNKEINGLQERFVLPSPEKISPCPTQSSASSSKTMKLTRSRSCKASLMRDPFSDWFDQEEMIQNTPPIGRPGGLQRKTYTLNYNPNAERLSWAGYENSLGRASDAQNMKSSTNNGSYNDNSLAPVRKEKNDLESSNMQANLEVQETGMESDVTTKKFKDVGLDPLQSEEEKQLEWPSEFKRLQKEIIELWHACNVSLVHRTYFFLLFKGDPSDSIYMEVELRRLFYLKQTFDQGNQTVEDGLTPESSKRYLRGERQMLSKQMQKKLSKSERENLYNNWGIRLSSKNRRLHLAHRLWSESEDLEHIRESATIVAKLVGSVEPDQAFKEMFGLNFAPRRTRKKSFGWTASMKNIL, from the exons ATGGGTTCCATTGCAGAGGAGGAGGCTATGCCAAACCTAGTAGGCAGTGAGGAAAGGATTCTTGTTTCTGTTCGTGTGAGACCTCTGAATGAAAAGGAGCTCATAAGAAATGATCTTTCTGAATGGGAATGCATTAATGACACAACCATCATGTACAGGAGCAACCTTTCAGCTACAGAAAGGTCACTGTATCCAACAGCCTACACATTCG aTCGAGTTTTTAGGACTGACAGCCCCACAAAGCAGGTGTATGAAGAAGCAGCTAAGGAAGTTGCTCTTTCAGTTCTCAGTGGCATCAACT CAAGCATTTTTGCTTATGGACAAACAAGCAGCGGAAAAACATACACCATGAGTGGTATAACAGATTTTGccatagcagatattttcaacTACATAGAAAAG cACACGGAAAGGGAAtttgttttgaagttttcagcaTTGGAGATCTATAATGAATCTGTCAGGGACCTCCTTAGTGTGGACAGTACACCTCTTAGACTTCTTGATGATCCAGag AAAGGTACAGTTGTTGAGAGACTCACAGAGGAAACTTTAAGGGATTGGAGCCATTTTCAAGAACTTATTTCTTTCTGCGAAG CTCAAAGGCAGATAGGGGAGACTGCCCTGAATGAAGTGAGCTCCAGATCTCATCAGATTCTCAGACTG ACAATTGAAAGTTCTGCTCGTGAATTTCTGGGAAATGACAAAATGAGCTCCCTTTCTGCTTCTGTG AATTTCGTTGATCTTGCTGGGAGTGAGCGTTCATCCCAAACAAATTCAGCTGGTACGAGGTTGAAAGAGGGTTGCCACATAAATCGTAGTTTACTAACTCTAGGAACTGTCATCCGCAAACTGAG TAAGGGGAGAAATGGACATATTCCTTTCAGAGATTCAAAGCTAACCCGCATACTGCAGTCCTCATTAGCAGGCAATGCTAAAACTGCAATCATCTGCACCATGAGCCCTGCAAGGAGCCATGTCGAACAAACAAGAAACACCCTTTTATTTGCAAGTTGTGCTAAAGAAGTGACAACTAATGCAAAAGTCAATGTAGTGGTGTCTGATAAGCTGTTGGTCAAGCAACTGCAAAAAGAGTTGGCTAGACTGGAAAGTGAGTTGAAAAATTCAGGGCCAACCCGCCTTAAATTTGATTCTGCAGCATTGCTGAAGGAAAAAGACCTCCAAATTGAGAGG CTAAAGAAAGAGGTAATGGATGTTTCGATGCAGCGGGACCTTGCTCAATCTCAAATTAAGGACATGCTACAAGTGGTTGGAGATGATGCGTCCTCAACTGAGCTG GACAGTTTAGGTCATCAATATCCCAAATTACGTGTGCGAAGTTCATTTGACTTTGAAAATCAAACAGCCGAACGaccaaatttatcaaattttgacTGCATTGAGAGTGTCAGATCTTTTGATGCATCTCAATATTCAGATGGGCACAGTATTAGTTCTGATGATAACTATTTCCAACTCCCTGATTTGCAAAAGAACCTACCCGTCAGGATTTCTTCCCCTGCGATTTCTATTGTAAGTGGTGATGCTGCAAAGAATGATTTGGATCAGAAAAACGTTGAAGATAGTATAGGGGACCGTTGTAGGGAAGTTAGGTGCATTGAGTCAGATGATCTAactacaaacacacacacacactctacTGCATCATCTCCAGCAGTCTCAGGATTAACTGAAGTTGATAATAGAGACAAAGAAAATCTAGATTTGTGTTCATCTGGGTTAAAGGACAACAAAGAAATAAACGGCTTGCAAGAACGTTTTGTTCTTCCCTCTCCTGAGAAAATATCTCCATGTCCGACACAAAGTAGTGCATCTAGTTCTAAAACCATGAAATTAACCAGAAGCAGAAGTTGTAAAGCAAGTCTCATGAGAGATCCATTTTCAGATTGGTTTGACCAAGAAGAAATGATTCAGAATACCCCCCCAATAGGAAGACCCGGGGGCCTTCAAAGGAAGACTTATACACTCAATTATAATCCCAATGCTGAGAGGTTATCATGGGCTGGTTACGAGAATTCTCTGGGAAGAGCTTCTGATGCACAGAATATGAAATCTTCCACCAATAATGGAAGTTACAACGATAATTCTTTAGCAcctgtaagaaaagaaaagaatgatcTTGAAAGTTCAAATATGCAAGCGAATCTTGAG GTTCAAGAGACAGGAATGGAGTCCGATGTTACTACAAAGAAGTTCAAAGATGTTGGTTTGGACCCATTGCAATCTGAGGAAGAAAAACAGTTGGAATGGCCTTCAGAATTCAAGCGGCTGCAGAAAGAGATTATTGAACTCTGGCATGCCTGTAATGTTTCATTGGTTCACAGGACTTACTTTTTCCTTCTGTTCAAAGGAGACCCTTCAGATTCTATCTATATGGAAGTAGAGCTAAGAAGGCTGTTCTATCTCAAGCAAACTTTTGACCAAGGGAATCAGACTGTGGAAGATGGACTTACCCCTGAATCAAG CAAGAGGTATCTTAGAGGAGAAAGACAGATGTTGAGCAAGCAAATGCAGAAGAAGCTGTCAAAATCTGAAAGAGAGAACCTGTACAATAATTGGGGAATTCGTTTGAGTTCAAAGAACAGAAGGTTGCACTTGGCCCATCGCTTGTGGTCAGAATCAGAAGACTTAGAGCACATTAGAGAGAGTGCCACCATTGTTGCAAAGCTGGTTGGTTCAGTAGAGCCAGATCAGGCTTTTAAGGAGATGTTTGGGCTCAACTTTGCCCCAAGGCGCACAAGAAAGAAATCGTTTGGTTGGACAGCCAGTATGAAGAATATTTTGTGA